Proteins found in one Halogeometricum rufum genomic segment:
- a CDS encoding helix-turn-helix domain-containing protein, with protein MFIATVHFTQHRECVLRRLTADVETPIPIEIEEIQNGFVTFVLRAGPHADEFQRELEATDHVEHVKRLDDDNLLVTKPSCGAYSAIYQNHGTLRRSNTVSGRQREYHVLVFRREDLKDILDDLASFGTVTLGKLTEFRAGSDSPLTERQREVATEALARGYYDWPRKITNEELAAELGISRATLHEHLRKAERTLLSSALTDNAKQTDSSHESEPHRGSV; from the coding sequence ATGTTCATCGCGACAGTTCACTTCACCCAGCACCGAGAGTGCGTGCTCCGCCGACTCACGGCCGACGTCGAGACGCCGATTCCCATCGAAATCGAGGAGATACAGAACGGGTTCGTGACGTTCGTCCTCCGGGCCGGTCCGCACGCCGACGAGTTCCAGCGAGAACTCGAAGCGACGGACCACGTCGAACACGTCAAGCGCCTCGACGACGACAACCTCCTCGTGACGAAGCCCTCCTGCGGGGCGTACTCGGCCATCTACCAGAACCACGGTACGCTCCGGCGGTCGAACACCGTGTCGGGTCGTCAGCGAGAGTACCACGTCCTCGTCTTCCGGCGGGAAGACCTGAAGGACATTCTCGACGATTTGGCGTCGTTCGGCACCGTCACGCTCGGGAAACTCACGGAGTTCAGAGCCGGCTCCGACTCCCCCCTGACCGAACGGCAGCGCGAAGTCGCGACCGAAGCCCTCGCGCGGGGGTACTACGACTGGCCGCGGAAGATAACGAACGAGGAACTCGCCGCGGAACTGGGAATCAGCCGAGCGACGCTGCACGAACACCTCCGAAAGGCCGAGCGGACGCTGCTGTCGTCCGCACTGACGGATAACGCGAAGCAGACGGACAGTTCCCACGAGTCGGAGCCGCATCGCGGTAGCGTGTAG
- a CDS encoding IclR family transcriptional regulator: MNENRRTIQSVENAREIMAVLEERGGASVAEVTEQVELTRGTVHTYLVTLNEEGFIRKSSDGEYDLNLKILDLASSIRERQPIYRHGRNEANELAIATGDVTHLAVESDGVVYMLYSSRGSLKQETPSNGRLPMHASATGKALLAKMSDDRVEEIIDQHGLESLTTHTITDREQLYEELETVRERGYANNYQEQTVGAQTYATDVQLPDGSLAGSIGISGTIGRFETKDTDELVQTMIEAANQIEINIQRARS, from the coding sequence ATGAACGAGAACCGCCGAACGATACAGTCGGTCGAGAACGCGCGGGAGATAATGGCCGTTCTCGAAGAGCGAGGCGGGGCGTCGGTCGCCGAAGTGACCGAGCAGGTGGAGTTGACGAGGGGCACCGTCCACACGTACCTGGTCACGCTCAACGAGGAGGGCTTCATCCGGAAGTCCAGCGACGGCGAGTACGACCTCAACCTGAAGATACTCGACCTGGCATCCTCCATCAGAGAACGCCAGCCGATATACAGACACGGGCGGAACGAAGCCAACGAACTGGCGATAGCGACGGGTGACGTGACGCATCTCGCCGTCGAGTCCGACGGCGTCGTCTACATGCTGTACTCCTCGCGAGGGTCGCTCAAGCAGGAAACCCCGAGCAACGGGCGGTTACCGATGCACGCCTCGGCCACCGGAAAGGCGCTCCTCGCGAAGATGTCCGACGACCGCGTCGAGGAGATCATCGACCAACACGGGCTCGAATCGCTCACCACGCACACGATAACCGACCGCGAACAACTCTACGAGGAGTTGGAGACGGTCCGAGAACGTGGGTACGCCAACAACTATCAGGAACAAACGGTGGGAGCGCAGACGTACGCGACCGACGTGCAACTCCCCGACGGCTCTCTCGCCGGGTCCATCGGAATCAGCGGGACGATAGGACGGTTCGAGACGAAGGACACCGACGAGCTAGTCCAGACGATGATCGAAGCCGCCAACCAGATCGAGATCAACATCCAGCGGGCACGGTCGTGA
- a CDS encoding NAD(P)/FAD-dependent oxidoreductase produces MSSTYGIIGGGIAGASIAYHLSQRTDDSVVVFERQSPASETTYKSVAQYGFYGDETQYRMKRYGMKLYNRFFRESRVNPRYTSMGILTAATEADNADRMEEAVRTDGDTYFGKMGMGFDRDLVEYIDGDAIKEKLLLPPVDEEPIEGALFRPKVGYMDRPQELAYEFLERAKDNGVDVRANTAVEEITTDGGRATGLVTEGGEEVELDEVICAAGPWNIELAESVGIELPVKHTIAPILVLRPDDQSDYTLPAINHFESPYTFHRRSEDEFLIGYNPGDVYEDATEYDPRAMGETVPEDIRDRGIDLLQRLVPDLIDAKVVEEWVGIRSITPDKNPVVGWTDLEGFSIAAFHTSGIQLAPAVGKMIAQQVLDDDPTDYYDDLSITRFEGYTDHRS; encoded by the coding sequence GTGAGTTCGACATACGGAATCATAGGTGGCGGTATAGCGGGTGCGAGTATCGCGTATCACCTCAGCCAGCGGACCGACGACTCCGTCGTCGTCTTCGAGCGCCAGTCGCCGGCGTCGGAGACGACCTACAAGTCCGTCGCCCAGTACGGATTCTACGGAGACGAGACCCAGTACAGGATGAAGCGCTACGGCATGAAGCTCTACAACCGCTTCTTCAGAGAGTCTCGCGTGAACCCCCGATACACGTCGATGGGAATCCTGACGGCGGCGACCGAAGCGGACAACGCCGACAGGATGGAAGAGGCGGTTCGGACGGACGGGGACACCTACTTCGGAAAGATGGGCATGGGGTTCGACAGGGACTTGGTCGAGTACATCGACGGCGACGCGATCAAGGAGAAACTGCTCCTGCCGCCGGTCGACGAGGAACCGATCGAGGGAGCGCTGTTCCGACCGAAGGTCGGCTACATGGACCGGCCGCAGGAACTGGCGTACGAGTTCCTCGAACGCGCGAAGGACAACGGCGTCGACGTGCGTGCGAACACCGCCGTCGAGGAGATAACGACGGACGGGGGCCGGGCGACGGGTCTGGTAACGGAAGGCGGCGAGGAGGTCGAACTGGACGAGGTCATCTGCGCCGCGGGGCCTTGGAACATCGAACTCGCCGAATCGGTCGGGATCGAACTGCCGGTCAAACACACTATCGCTCCGATACTCGTGTTACGGCCCGACGACCAGTCCGACTACACGCTCCCGGCCATCAATCACTTCGAGTCACCCTACACGTTCCACCGTCGGAGTGAGGACGAGTTCCTCATCGGGTACAATCCGGGCGACGTGTACGAGGACGCGACGGAGTACGACCCGAGGGCGATGGGCGAGACGGTACCCGAGGACATCCGGGACCGGGGAATCGACCTCCTCCAACGGCTGGTCCCCGACCTCATCGACGCGAAGGTGGTCGAAGAGTGGGTCGGGATTCGGTCCATCACGCCGGACAAGAACCCGGTCGTCGGCTGGACCGACCTCGAAGGCTTCTCCATCGCGGCCTTCCACACGTCCGGAATCCAACTCGCTCCGGCGGTCGGAAAGATGATCGCACAGCAGGTGCTCGACGACGACCCGACGGACTACTACGACGACCTCTCGATAACCCGGTTCGAAGGATACACCGACCACCGCTCGTGA
- a CDS encoding ABC transporter permease: MVGQEITPYSYDRVFYASEGGILRSQPPSIAHPLGTTSSGRDVLSRLVYGVQPTVITGFVGGAIIIGIGMTVGVLAGYVGGWVESTLMRITDFAYSVPTIPFAIVLVSFLEVGFFASIIVIGLILWRGNARVLRSQVIQIKERPFILAAKATGSSRIRIIVKHILPNIAPMAALFFSLGVGYAILVNAGLAFIGVSSPFIPSWGVMIRNAYQSGTMVQAPWWSLPPGILISLTVMSAFMIGRQLEDSDEDERSVTGAGP; encoded by the coding sequence GTGGTGGGTCAGGAGATCACGCCGTACAGTTACGATCGCGTCTTCTACGCGAGCGAAGGCGGAATCCTCCGTTCGCAGCCGCCGTCGATAGCCCACCCCCTGGGGACCACCTCGAGCGGGCGTGACGTCCTCTCGCGACTCGTCTACGGCGTCCAGCCGACGGTGATCACGGGCTTCGTAGGCGGAGCTATCATCATCGGAATCGGGATGACGGTCGGCGTCCTCGCCGGGTACGTCGGCGGATGGGTGGAGTCGACGCTCATGCGAATCACCGACTTCGCGTACTCGGTGCCCACGATTCCGTTCGCCATCGTCCTGGTCAGTTTCCTCGAGGTCGGATTCTTCGCCTCTATCATCGTCATCGGCCTCATCCTCTGGCGCGGCAACGCTCGCGTGCTGCGGTCGCAGGTGATTCAAATCAAGGAGCGACCGTTCATCCTCGCCGCGAAAGCCACCGGGTCCAGTCGCATCCGCATCATCGTCAAGCACATCCTCCCCAACATCGCTCCGATGGCGGCGCTGTTCTTCTCGCTGGGCGTCGGATACGCGATACTCGTCAACGCCGGACTCGCGTTCATCGGGGTCTCGAGTCCGTTCATCCCCTCCTGGGGCGTGATGATTCGGAACGCCTACCAGTCGGGGACGATGGTTCAGGCGCCGTGGTGGTCGCTCCCACCGGGAATCCTCATCTCACTGACCGTGATGTCGGCGTTCATGATCGGTCGGCAACTCGAAGACAGCGACGAAGACGAGCGGTCCGTCACGGGGGCTGGTCCGTAA
- a CDS encoding ABC transporter ATP-binding protein yields MSSEPLLEVENLTIEYDTRQGPLTAVSNADFTVEDGEYFGLVGESGCGKSTLAKSIIGGLDDNGRIASGKLKYRGEELQDLGDAELNEKVRWKEIAYIPQASMNSLDPMQRLSEQALEIANVHTDLSEEEALAQFEEMFEVVGLPENRIRDYPHQFSGGMQQRAIIALALFLQPSIVIADEPTTALDVIMQDQIFKYLDEIRDSTETSMILITHDISLVFESCDELAVMHGGQIAETGPITDVYDDPKHPYSYLLQRAFPDIRFPDRELETIEGTPPQQFGDVDYCTFANRCPWAEEGCREAAPPLEASDTSADGHRAACFRTNEIFEQEDPAESLAAIRGDQS; encoded by the coding sequence ATGTCGAGCGAACCGCTGCTCGAAGTCGAGAATCTGACTATCGAGTACGACACCCGTCAGGGGCCGCTCACGGCCGTCTCGAACGCCGACTTCACGGTCGAAGACGGGGAGTACTTCGGCCTCGTCGGCGAGTCCGGATGCGGGAAGAGCACGCTCGCGAAGTCCATCATCGGCGGTCTGGACGACAACGGTCGCATCGCGTCGGGGAAACTGAAGTACAGGGGCGAGGAACTACAGGACCTCGGCGACGCCGAACTCAACGAGAAGGTTCGCTGGAAGGAGATCGCGTACATCCCGCAGGCGTCGATGAACAGTCTGGACCCGATGCAGCGACTCAGCGAACAGGCGCTCGAGATAGCCAACGTTCACACGGACCTCTCCGAGGAGGAGGCACTCGCGCAGTTCGAGGAGATGTTCGAGGTGGTCGGACTGCCGGAGAACCGCATCCGCGACTACCCCCACCAGTTCTCCGGGGGGATGCAACAGCGCGCTATCATCGCCCTCGCGCTGTTCCTCCAGCCGTCTATCGTCATCGCCGACGAGCCGACGACGGCGCTGGACGTCATCATGCAGGACCAGATATTCAAGTATCTGGACGAGATCCGCGACTCGACGGAGACCAGCATGATCCTCATCACGCACGACATCAGCCTGGTCTTCGAGTCGTGCGACGAACTGGCGGTGATGCACGGCGGGCAGATAGCCGAGACCGGTCCGATAACCGACGTGTACGACGACCCGAAACACCCGTACTCGTACCTGCTCCAGCGGGCGTTCCCGGACATCCGATTCCCCGACCGGGAACTGGAGACCATCGAGGGGACGCCCCCGCAGCAGTTCGGCGACGTGGACTACTGCACGTTCGCGAACCGGTGCCCGTGGGCCGAGGAGGGCTGTCGCGAGGCAGCGCCCCCACTCGAAGCCAGCGACACGTCGGCCGATGGCCACCGTGCGGCGTGCTTCAGAACGAACGAGATATTCGAGCAAGAGGACCCGGCGGAGAGTCTGGCGGCGATACGAGGTGACCAATCGTGA
- a CDS encoding ABC transporter ATP-binding protein translates to MNDPLMELDEMEKYFSRSSGFLDSLFGSDEYVKAVDGVSFTLDENEVVGVIGESGCGKTTLLKTLMGLHDPTGGEIRYDGTPLSSFDRSEWKAFRRNVQIIFQDPFNSIDPKMSVQETLKEPLKIHDMEASEERILDVLEQVELNPARNYLNRLPQQLSGGEKQRVSIARALVTEPDVILADEPVSMLDVSTQASVLNLLSDLTTELGVSMIYISHDLSTVGYVCDQIKVMYLGRIVESAPTQTLLDDPKHPYTQELVSAVPIPDPHHQRDRTSIEGAVADPIGLGSGCRFRDRCPDRMDICEKTPMNVEHGAEREVACHLHYDHERRVQTGADGASANQRATGTEGDD, encoded by the coding sequence GTGAACGACCCACTGATGGAACTGGACGAGATGGAGAAGTATTTCAGCCGGAGCTCGGGGTTCCTCGATTCGCTCTTCGGCAGCGACGAGTACGTGAAGGCCGTCGACGGCGTCTCGTTCACGCTCGACGAGAACGAGGTCGTCGGCGTCATCGGCGAGAGCGGGTGCGGGAAGACGACCCTGCTCAAGACGCTGATGGGCCTCCACGACCCCACGGGCGGTGAAATCAGGTACGACGGGACGCCGCTCTCGTCGTTCGACCGCAGCGAGTGGAAAGCGTTCCGTCGAAACGTGCAGATCATCTTCCAGGACCCGTTCAACTCGATCGATCCGAAGATGTCCGTCCAGGAGACGCTGAAGGAACCGCTCAAGATCCACGACATGGAGGCGAGCGAGGAGCGGATTCTGGACGTCCTCGAACAGGTGGAGCTGAACCCGGCCAGGAACTACCTCAACCGCCTCCCGCAGCAGTTGAGCGGCGGGGAGAAACAACGCGTCTCGATCGCTCGAGCGCTCGTGACCGAACCGGACGTGATTCTGGCCGACGAGCCCGTCTCCATGCTGGACGTGTCCACGCAGGCGTCCGTACTCAACCTGCTCTCGGACCTGACGACCGAACTCGGGGTGAGCATGATATACATCTCGCACGACCTCTCGACGGTCGGATACGTGTGCGACCAGATCAAGGTGATGTACCTCGGACGAATCGTGGAGTCGGCACCGACGCAGACGCTGCTGGACGACCCCAAACACCCGTACACCCAGGAACTGGTGTCGGCCGTACCGATACCGGACCCCCATCACCAACGGGACCGAACGTCGATAGAGGGTGCCGTCGCGGACCCGATAGGCTTGGGAAGCGGATGCCGGTTCCGCGACCGGTGTCCGGACCGGATGGACATCTGCGAGAAAACCCCGATGAACGTCGAACACGGAGCGGAACGAGAGGTGGCGTGTCACCTCCACTACGACCACGAACGACGCGTACAGACCGGAGCGGACGGGGCGTCCGCGAATCAGCGAGCCACGGGCACGGAGGGTGACGACTGA
- a CDS encoding ABC transporter permease yields MSTARYFVNRTLQTVLLLWGILTFLFLLFRAMPGDPGTLMLNSGASPEAVAAARARWGLDEPIHIQYLQYVRSLATFNLGNSLTSGVPVWELVRMKIFNTFILVGPATVAFYIIGSIVGAVLGSKRGTKLESYGIIPFFVMGTMPSFFLSIILVVVFAMYLDLFPTSGMFSAGFLALHPEWPWWRPYFTQDFLHHYILPFTAVILRYVYSPLLVMRTSVTEVMGQDFTYYHRITGLPSKKRLKHVSKHASLPVITLFPTSMLQAVSGLVLIEVVFNWPGIGNLLVHSILGRDYPVVQFVFFAAAVSVVLGNYAVDILYGVIDPRVSVTDDA; encoded by the coding sequence ATGTCGACCGCACGATACTTCGTCAACCGGACGCTCCAGACGGTCCTGTTGCTGTGGGGGATACTGACGTTCCTGTTCCTCCTGTTCCGCGCGATGCCCGGCGACCCGGGGACGCTCATGCTGAACTCGGGAGCGAGTCCGGAAGCCGTCGCCGCGGCGCGTGCGCGATGGGGCCTCGACGAACCGATACACATCCAGTACCTGCAGTACGTGCGGAGTCTGGCGACGTTCAACCTCGGGAACTCGCTGACGAGCGGGGTCCCGGTGTGGGAACTCGTCCGGATGAAGATATTCAACACGTTCATCCTCGTCGGACCGGCGACGGTGGCGTTCTACATCATCGGGTCGATAGTCGGCGCCGTCCTCGGGTCCAAGCGCGGGACCAAACTGGAGAGCTACGGCATCATCCCGTTCTTCGTCATGGGGACGATGCCCTCGTTCTTCCTGAGCATCATCCTCGTGGTGGTGTTCGCGATGTACCTCGACCTGTTCCCGACGTCCGGGATGTTCTCGGCGGGCTTTCTCGCCCTTCACCCGGAGTGGCCGTGGTGGCGGCCGTACTTCACCCAGGACTTCCTTCACCACTACATCCTGCCGTTCACGGCGGTGATACTCCGGTACGTGTACTCGCCGCTGCTGGTGATGCGGACGAGCGTGACCGAGGTGATGGGGCAGGACTTCACCTACTACCACCGCATCACCGGTCTCCCCTCGAAGAAGCGGCTCAAGCACGTCTCGAAGCACGCGAGTCTGCCGGTCATCACGCTCTTCCCCACGTCGATGCTGCAGGCGGTCAGCGGTCTCGTGCTGATCGAAGTGGTGTTCAACTGGCCGGGAATCGGCAACCTGCTGGTGCACTCCATTCTGGGACGGGACTACCCGGTCGTTCAGTTCGTCTTCTTCGCCGCCGCCGTGAGCGTCGTGCTCGGCAACTACGCCGTCGACATCCTGTACGGCGTCATCGACCCGCGGGTCAGCGTGACGGACGACGCTTAG
- a CDS encoding ABC transporter substrate-binding protein: protein MGEHAIDRRQFVKTMGTIAGATAVAGCSGDDSGDGTGDGSGGTASDGELGERVPSLACPYWSDVGRAPTCEEQLSVAKPNVENALGVQVELQPKDIATTISEWNNDVRKFPIAYWYMGNTGGRLDPNPIMVRNMITRAGGDGLLNSSHYPSCEFSKLAHDQVSAPSLDKRNEMVREGIKIMSEDAAHIPTTNTLNFNAARSAVNTERVGQAGYAKNNPRFHIYSSVEDKDQMVFNADGNTMATSAFPRMDSDSLWNHIVTSTLMEYDENFELQQNMAASLETAREGKRIIVEIKDATFHNGDPVTAEDVQYTFQWNHENGSVVPDHTAIPYEGGADGIKIVDDKTVEFNLKQAYWPFINKKLQKRGIYHKQSFVESGADENPSNFTLNEIIGCGPYQVVNFQPGQSVTLDPFPDCAAHDPPNQRKVFLAFDSKQGAAQGLQAGEVDVVSQLPTGLFDQMKQADGIQTNVFSGFMGYHFHPHHGVAPTKFLEFRRAWGKALNRKEINQVSQSGQGEPQYHGSHFITTHPSYPDDDSDVYKYTTEPTGEPEAAKQLLEENGWGWDDQGRLHYPPDADLSPLWPKEGTPSEEDFPCLSELPED, encoded by the coding sequence ATGGGTGAGCATGCCATAGACAGACGGCAGTTTGTGAAGACGATGGGTACTATCGCCGGAGCGACGGCCGTCGCCGGTTGCAGCGGCGACGACTCGGGTGACGGAACGGGTGACGGCAGCGGTGGAACGGCCAGCGACGGTGAACTCGGCGAGCGGGTTCCGTCGCTGGCGTGCCCGTACTGGTCGGACGTCGGGCGCGCCCCGACCTGTGAGGAGCAACTCTCCGTCGCCAAGCCCAACGTGGAAAACGCGCTGGGGGTTCAGGTCGAACTGCAGCCGAAAGACATCGCGACGACCATCTCCGAGTGGAACAACGACGTTCGGAAGTTCCCCATCGCGTACTGGTACATGGGGAACACCGGCGGGCGACTCGACCCGAACCCGATCATGGTCCGTAACATGATCACTCGGGCGGGCGGCGACGGACTGTTGAACTCCTCGCACTACCCCTCGTGTGAGTTCTCGAAACTCGCGCACGACCAAGTCTCCGCACCGTCGCTCGACAAGCGGAACGAGATGGTTCGGGAGGGGATCAAGATAATGAGCGAGGACGCCGCCCACATCCCGACGACGAACACGCTCAACTTCAACGCCGCAAGGTCGGCCGTGAACACGGAGCGAGTCGGTCAGGCCGGCTACGCGAAGAACAACCCCCGGTTCCACATCTACTCGTCGGTCGAAGACAAAGACCAGATGGTGTTCAACGCCGACGGGAACACGATGGCCACGTCCGCGTTCCCGCGGATGGACTCGGACTCCCTGTGGAACCACATCGTGACGTCGACGCTGATGGAGTACGACGAGAACTTCGAACTCCAGCAGAACATGGCCGCCAGCCTCGAAACGGCCCGCGAAGGCAAGCGCATCATCGTCGAAATCAAGGACGCGACGTTCCACAACGGCGACCCGGTCACCGCGGAGGACGTCCAGTACACGTTCCAGTGGAACCACGAGAACGGCAGCGTGGTGCCCGACCACACGGCCATCCCCTACGAGGGCGGCGCCGACGGCATCAAGATCGTCGACGACAAGACGGTCGAGTTCAACCTGAAGCAGGCGTACTGGCCGTTCATCAACAAGAAGCTCCAGAAGCGCGGCATCTACCACAAGCAGTCGTTCGTCGAATCCGGTGCCGACGAGAACCCCTCGAACTTCACGCTGAACGAGATCATCGGCTGCGGCCCCTATCAGGTCGTCAACTTCCAGCCCGGACAGTCGGTCACACTCGACCCGTTCCCGGACTGCGCCGCGCACGACCCGCCGAACCAGCGAAAGGTGTTCCTCGCGTTCGACAGCAAGCAGGGCGCGGCCCAAGGGTTGCAGGCCGGCGAGGTCGACGTCGTGTCACAACTTCCGACGGGACTCTTCGACCAGATGAAGCAGGCGGACGGCATTCAGACGAACGTGTTCAGCGGCTTCATGGGCTACCACTTCCACCCGCACCACGGCGTCGCGCCGACCAAGTTCCTCGAGTTCCGCCGCGCGTGGGGTAAGGCGCTCAACCGAAAGGAGATCAATCAGGTCTCTCAGTCCGGACAGGGCGAACCGCAGTACCACGGCAGCCACTTCATCACCACGCACCCCTCCTATCCCGACGACGACAGCGACGTCTACAAGTACACCACCGAACCCACGGGCGAACCCGAGGCGGCAAAGCAGTTACTCGAAGAGAACGGGTGGGGTTGGGACGACCAGGGGCGACTCCATTACCCGCCCGACGCGGACCTGAGTCCGCTCTGGCCCAAAGAGGGAACGCCGTCCGAGGAAGACTTCCCCTGCCTCTCGGAACTCCCCGAAGACTAG
- a CDS encoding YbbN family protein has product MDENELFETLIESGVLSAQDDGEVRPSSDFESVVSRYDERIRDETDLGEELRAVDTPSGRVADFVAVADEAPDFVARYLAVRDVAEALGFVESVRVVILLDRFTGSVPPTDGSPEPFLPVAGERLPAMLGVFPVAVVYVWRERCPDCDEMRDALESVFERGHDSVTLLSVYGPDCAEMLEDRYDVVGGPTTLFVVDGTIDSRLQGAHVEEVVEREVDNSLTTAEMRGVR; this is encoded by the coding sequence ATGGACGAGAACGAACTCTTCGAGACGCTGATCGAATCCGGCGTGCTGTCGGCACAGGACGACGGCGAAGTCCGACCGTCGAGCGACTTCGAGTCGGTCGTCTCCCGATACGACGAGCGGATACGCGACGAGACGGACCTCGGGGAGGAACTGAGAGCGGTCGACACCCCGTCCGGACGCGTGGCCGACTTCGTCGCCGTCGCCGACGAGGCGCCCGACTTCGTCGCCCGGTATCTCGCAGTTCGGGACGTGGCGGAGGCGCTGGGGTTCGTCGAGAGCGTTCGGGTCGTGATACTGCTCGACCGGTTCACCGGATCCGTGCCGCCGACGGACGGGTCTCCCGAGCCGTTTCTTCCGGTCGCGGGGGAGCGACTCCCCGCGATGCTCGGCGTCTTCCCGGTGGCCGTCGTGTACGTCTGGCGCGAGCGGTGTCCCGACTGTGACGAGATGCGTGACGCCCTCGAGTCGGTCTTCGAACGCGGTCACGACTCGGTCACGCTGTTGTCGGTGTACGGCCCGGACTGTGCCGAGATGCTGGAAGACCGGTACGACGTCGTCGGCGGTCCGACCACACTGTTCGTCGTCGACGGGACGATAGACAGTCGACTCCAAGGCGCGCACGTCGAAGAAGTAGTGGAGAGAGAGGTCGACAACTCGCTGACGACCGCCGAGATGCGAGGCGTCCGCTGA
- a CDS encoding ABC transporter permease: MTGGFPLADLFARLDPTVVKGLLQVAAAVAIALVVVGVSRVRGLALEREFSVALVRGFVQVLVMGSLIGVLLSVQYFWSWLILLGMVGGATWISKNRGDGLPAVTRVSFLSISFGAGTVIVAMTLTGAIESTVRDLVPVGSMVIANAMKINSLALDRVRGEVLSNRDEIEAGLALGAPPSAVVTRHIQTGVRAALIPTIDSLKSLGWVWIPGIMTGMILSGENPLYAALYQFVIMAMIFAAGGLTSMSSSLLVAEHLFTDAEQLERLQPKDSTTDAVE, encoded by the coding sequence GTGACGGGTGGTTTCCCGCTCGCGGACCTGTTCGCCCGTCTCGACCCGACGGTCGTGAAAGGGCTGCTCCAGGTCGCCGCCGCCGTCGCAATCGCGCTCGTGGTAGTGGGCGTCTCTCGGGTCCGCGGTCTCGCACTCGAACGGGAGTTCAGCGTCGCACTCGTCCGAGGGTTCGTTCAGGTCCTCGTCATGGGGTCGCTCATCGGCGTCCTCCTCAGCGTGCAGTACTTCTGGAGTTGGCTCATCCTCCTCGGGATGGTCGGGGGTGCGACGTGGATATCAAAGAACCGCGGTGACGGCCTCCCGGCGGTTACTCGCGTCTCGTTCCTCTCGATATCGTTCGGTGCGGGGACGGTAATCGTGGCGATGACGCTGACGGGCGCCATCGAATCGACCGTGCGGGACCTCGTTCCCGTCGGGAGCATGGTCATCGCCAACGCGATGAAGATCAACTCGCTCGCACTCGACCGCGTGCGTGGCGAAGTTCTCTCGAACCGCGACGAGATAGAAGCGGGGTTGGCGCTCGGGGCGCCGCCGTCGGCCGTCGTCACACGGCACATCCAGACCGGCGTCAGAGCGGCGCTCATCCCGACGATAGATTCGCTCAAGAGCCTCGGGTGGGTCTGGATTCCGGGTATCATGACCGGGATGATACTCTCCGGCGAGAACCCGCTGTACGCCGCGCTCTACCAGTTCGTCATCATGGCGATGATATTCGCCGCGGGCGGACTGACGAGCATGAGCAGCAGCCTCCTCGTCGCCGAGCACCTGTTCACCGACGCGGAGCAACTCGAGCGGCTCCAACCGAAGGACTCGACCACCGACGCCGTCGAGTAA
- a CDS encoding ABC transporter ATP-binding protein, whose translation MKHDTHASESEDAPLLETERLTRLVDGTAVVDTVSVTVSRGEVLAVVGPSGAGKSSFLRLLNRLDEPSSGSVYVEGVDYRELSPRTLRQRIGLVPQQPSLVPGTVWENVVRGPTLRDEPVPEERTRELLERLDIADYEAKDVGDLSGGEAQRVALTRTLVNDPDAFLLDEPTSNLDAGTEAYVEALIREVVADFGIACVIVTHDPDQARRLADRVLSLEDGAVSDLGPAREVLSP comes from the coding sequence ATGAAACACGACACGCACGCTTCCGAGTCGGAGGACGCGCCACTCCTCGAGACGGAGAGACTGACGAGACTGGTCGACGGAACCGCCGTCGTCGACACTGTCTCTGTGACCGTCTCCAGAGGTGAGGTACTGGCCGTCGTGGGGCCGTCGGGAGCGGGGAAGTCGTCGTTCCTGCGGCTACTGAATCGACTGGACGAGCCGTCTTCGGGGTCGGTGTACGTCGAGGGCGTCGACTACCGCGAACTCTCCCCGCGAACGCTCCGACAGCGCATCGGCCTCGTCCCGCAGCAACCCTCGCTGGTCCCGGGGACGGTCTGGGAGAACGTCGTTCGGGGCCCGACGCTCAGAGACGAACCCGTCCCCGAGGAACGCACGCGCGAGTTGCTCGAACGTCTGGACATCGCCGACTACGAGGCGAAGGACGTGGGCGACCTCTCCGGCGGCGAAGCCCAGCGAGTGGCGTTGACGAGGACGCTGGTGAACGACCCGGACGCGTTCCTGCTCGACGAACCGACTTCGAACCTCGACGCCGGCACCGAAGCGTACGTGGAAGCGCTGATACGGGAAGTCGTCGCCGACTTCGGAATCGCGTGCGTCATCGTCACGCACGACCCGGACCAAGCGCGACGGCTGGCCGATAGAGTGCTCTCGCTGGAGGACGGCGCCGTCAGCGACCTCGGACCCGCTCGCGAGGTGCTGTCGCCGTGA